In the genome of Corynebacterium glucuronolyticum DSM 44120, the window AGGGGCAGAGTCGAATGCGTGCTCCGCAACCTGAACGTGTTCTTCCTGTTCCTCCATGCCGAGCCCGTCCTTGGCGTTTTCAGGCGAGGAGGCCTGCTGTTCAGACGAAGCCTTCGCAGCAGCAGGCGTGTCAGCCTTGCGGGTCGTCGAGGGGGTGGAGGGGGAGTCGGTGAGACCAGCGGAGGGATTGCCGCCCTTTTCGAAATAGGCCTTCCACTCGTCATCGACGGACGTGGGGTCCTTCTTGTATTGCTGGTACATGTCATCGACTAGCCATTGATTAGCACCGAAGTCTTGGGTTGTCACGGCAGTAGGAACCTCGCCTCATTTGTCTAGCGGATAAATTTTGATGGTGTACTTCCCGTCCAGTGTAATGGCGCCGGAACGATATCTGTGGTGGATCTGTAGCAGCCAAGACCACAAATGGAGTACGCGCATCCGTGTACCTTTCATTGTGGCAGTTTTGGCCCCTTTTTTAAACTCCCACCCGCCCGCGAACGGGGGTTAACCTGGAGAGAAAACACGAGACTTCGACCGCGGTCAATCTGGTGGTGTGGTAAGGTTTTACCCCTCCTGTACCCCCAGTGCCTATTATTTCCGCTGTATTGATGTGGTTTTTGCGCTGTCGTAATTGGCGTGAAAGCGTATGAGGGCTATCTCCAGGAGATAAATGTCAGTCCGATTTTCTCAAATTACAGACACGCAGGAGACAAATCGCTCCTTTCAGCCCCGGCCGTAGCGGAGGTCACATTTTTCTAGAAGGCCGATGGCGGGGGGTTAGCACTCTTCGGTCGTTGCAGGCGCAAAGGAGAGGACACGGCACGCGATGGACACGGCACGCGATGGACACGGTCCGCGATAGACCTGTCCATTCGTGGCCGGGCCGCGTGGTTCCTTGTCCGGGGCCGGCAGATGGTGGGGCACTGGTTTCCTCCACCGAGCATGGCAGCGGGTCGTGGTGCAGGGGGGCCAGCGCTACACAGTGATGTGGGTTTGCGCCTTCCACATCCGTGCGTACTCGCCACCGTGTCGTAGGAGCTCTTCGTGGGTCCCGTCCTCGACGATCACACCGTTATCGACTACAAGGATGCGGTCGGCGTGCTCTGCAGTGGCCAAGCGGTGGGCGACAACGATTGATGTGCGCCCACGAGTTACACGATCCGAGGCCTCAAGGAACGCGGCCTCGGTTGCGGGATCCAGCGTCGCAGTCGCCTCGTCGAGAAGCATGATTTGGGGACGCAACATTTCCGCTCGTGCGAGAGCGATGAGCTGACGCTGACCAGAACTTAGGCCGAGGCCACGCTCGCCAATGTGGTGAGTGAAGCCACCTGGGATTGCAGCGATAGCCGTTAGTGCGCCAACACGGCGCGCCGTGTCTGTGATCTCTTCGCGCGTTGCGTCGGGTTTACCGTAAGCGATATTTTCAGCGATTGTTCCGGAAAACAGGTGCGCCTCCTGAGGAACGAAACCGATGTGCTTGCGCCACACCCGAAGTGGGAAATCCTGGATATCTGTTCCGCCGGCGGTGACCGTCCCAGCTACTGGGTCGTAGAAACGTACGAGGAGTTTAACCAACGTGGATTTGCCGGCGCCGGTTGATCCGACAACAGCAACTGTTGTGCCCGGGGCAATCCGGACTGACAGATCCTCTGCAACGAGGTGAGACGTTTCGGAATAGCCAAAGTCCACATCGTGGAGCTCGATTGCCCCGTGGGAGGCTTGGGAGACTTCCTCCACCGAGAGGGTGCCTGTATCGCGAACCGTTGGTTTTGTCGTCAGAAGCTCATGGATGCGCCCGAAGCTCACCTTGGCTCGCTGATAGCCGTCGAAAAGCATAGACAGTTCCTGAATCGGGCCGAAGAGTAGTCCCATGTACATGAGGAAAGCGACAAGCACGCCGGCGGTGAGCCGACCGGACAGGACCGCCTGGGCACCGAAGAAGAGCACTGCTGCTTGTGTCGCCTCGTAGATGAAGCCAATACCGGGGAAATACGTTGCAACGGCGAATTGTGCTTTGATCCGCGTTTGCCGGTACTGGCGGGAGGCCGCAGTGAAGGAATTCAGAGTGTAGTCCTCCATTCGGTGCACCTGTGCCGTGCGCAGGCCATTGATGGATTCCTGAAATTCCGCGTTTACCTCTGATATCTGACTGCGAGCCACGCCGTACAGACGAGAGGAAACGGCTCTGAAGACCAGCGTGGCGATGACGATGATCGGGATCACTACCACCATGACGAGGGATAGAGATGGATCTGTGGCAACGAGCATGCCGATGATGCCGAACAAGGTCGCGATGGCGACGATACCTTGTGCGAGACCCGTCTGCAGGAAGGAACTCAGCGCGTCGATATCGGTGGTCATACGTGTCATGATCTTGCCCGACAACGTGCGCTCGAAGAAGTCCATAGATAGCCGCTGCAGATGTGCATAGCTGCGGAGACGGAGCGTGTACAGCAGTCGTTCACCGGTACGCGCCGTGAGAATCTGGCGCAGGTAACCCGCGACCCAAGCAATAGCGATGATGACGAGGCCTGCACCGGCGACGGCGTACAGTCTGGTGGCGTTGTTGCCGACGATGCCATCGTCGATCGCAACACGGACAAGGTGAGGGAACACGAGATCGGCTGCAACCGACACGAGGAGGAGAGCAATGACGGCGATGATCAGCCACCGCGCCGATGCGAACAGTGGCACGAGACGGAATCCGTCCTGCTCTCGTCGTGCCGCAGCCGAATCCACCTTGGGATCCTCCTTCGCCGGGGGCAGAGCCGCGACATCATCCAGCAGCTTCTTCGACGGTGGTGCCAACGCGGCCATACCACCGCCGGCACCCATCCGCATGCCACCACCGCGACGCATCGCGTTCATGCCTGATAACGCGCCGGCGGTACGCGAGGAAAAGCCACCATCTGCCCCTTCGCTGGCCGGGCTGGACTCTGGCCACAGGTCCTCCATCGTTGGCATATCGGAGTCATCGCAGTCCACGCACAGTGGATTATCTGCTGGCGCTTCGATTTCGGCAAATCCCTGGTCCATGAGCTCCGCATAGCGCGGGTGACGTGCCATTTCCTCCGGCGTACCGATCGCAGTCACCCGCCCGCCTTCTACAAGCGCAACTCGATCAGCCAGCTGAATAGTCGAGGTACGGTGCGCGACAGCAATAATCGTGACATCTCCCATCTTTTCCAGCGCCGAGTAAATGTCTTCCTCGGTGCTGGCATCGATGGCGGAGGTTGCGTCGTCGAGAAGCAGAATCGACGGATGCGAGAGGAGCGCGCGAGCCAGTGCTATACGCTGGCGCTGGCCACCCGATAGTGTCAGACCCCGCTCGCCGACGACTTCGTCGTACCCATCATCTAACTTCATAATGAAATCGTGCGCCTGCGCTGCGCGCGCGGCAGCCTCGATTTCCTCATCGGAGTAATCCCCGCCCATCGCGATGTTTTGTCGGATCGTGGCGGAGTAGAGGAATGGATCATCGAAGACGGTAGTCAGTTTTTCGCGCAGATCACGCGAATGGATCGAGTCGTACGGAAGTGTCGTCAGAGCGTCTGTGCGTCCAGCAGACACATGATCAGAGCCGGCAACTGTCAGTGAAAGCGAACCATTTATTGGCTCGTAAAACTTGGATGCCAGCTGAACAAACATGGTCTTTCCCGCTCCAGGGGGACCAACGAGGGCAACAGTTTCCCCGGGTCGGACATCAAGGCTGAAGCCGTTCAGCACATCGTTATCGGGGTTAGAAAACTCCACGTCAGTTGCGCGGATTCCGAATGGACCCTGTGGTATCTCAGCGGGCTCTTCGGGCTCTGACATTTCTGGCGCGAGATCGATGACCTCGTAGATACGATCGATGGAGGCGAGCCCCATGGACAGGCGTAGGACCATGTTGGCCAAGCTGCGTGTGAGCATGGTTAACGCGGACAAGTAAGTGGTAAATGCCACGAAGGTGCCGATGGTGATCGATCCGGTCATCGCCATGAAACCACCCAGCACGACGTTGAAAATGAGCGCAATCTGGGGCACCTGCTCAAGTGCCGGCATGTAGCGAGCGCTGACAAAAGCGTTGCGCATCCGGTGGGCGTACAGCTCTTTGCCACGCCGCTCAAGCTCATCGGTTTCCCGTTCCTCGCCGGCAAATGCCTTGACAACGCGAACACCTGTCACCGTTTCCTCGACATGTTCCGCGAGATCTGCCGCCTTCTGCTGTGCTGACCACGTTGCGGCGAAAACCGCCGAACGCGAGTGTGCCGTGATCCAGACAAGGATGGGCACGCTCACCAGCGCGACAACGGTAAGCAGCGGGGAAATGAACATCATCACGATTAAGGTGAAAATGAGCTTGGCTACGTTGCCGAAGGCCATCGGGAACATCGCCAGGAGAGCCTGCACCATCGTCAGATCCGAGATCGTTCGAGAAACGACCTGGCCAGTTCGGATCGAATCCTGCTTCCGCCCGTCCAGTTGTTGCAGAGTATCTAGAACAGCCACACGCATCCGATGCTGGGTGTCGTGTGCCAGGAAGCCGGCAGCCAGCCGCCGTCCTCCCTGAAAGAAGAAACGGACCGCCGCGCATGCCAAAAGCAGCACAATGATTGCCGTAATTGGTCGGAGTGAGGGCAAAAGATCCGTCGCTAACGCGGATGTCTTTTGCCCTGTAGCCACATCGACGGCATCGCGGGTGAACAAGGGGATAATGGTTTCAATCGCCACTGTGACTACGGCAGAAGCGAAAGCGAGAAACGCCACCACCGGGCGCTGCCACATGGTGGCGAAGAGCTGTGAAATTCTGCCAGATTGCTGTTGGGTTTCATCTGCCAAGGTATGAACACCTTTCTTGATGGGGCCTTAGCATCTAACGCTACGCGAGCTCAGCAGCATTGCGCTGTTTACCTGGATTCGACCAGGGGAAGAACTGGCGTTTCTGCGTGCCGTGTGCGGTCCGCCCTCGACTGAATCGGGGATACAGAAACAAACGGTTGGAGCAGGAAAGCACAGGAGACTGGTGATGGGGCGGGGGGAATAGCAGTGGAAATAAATGGAGGTAGAACGACGGCAAAGGTGAGCGTAGGGAGGCACTCACGGCAAGTATCGCCTGCGCGATCAGTAGTATCCCTAACGGACATCCTCGTGTGCCACATGAACCGTGAAAGAGCGATGGAACACCGGCTGAAGGAGACACCGATACAACGGGAGATGAGCAGCACGTGGGTCTACCGCAGTACGGTGCCCTTGTGTTCAGTGCACGGACTGTACGAGCGCCGGGTTCCACGGCACCGCAAGCGGCAAAAATTACTCACTGGAGTTTTCGACAACGGTTTCTGAAAGAACTTCGCCGTCGATGACGGGGTCTATATCTGCGAAATCGCGGGGCAGCGCTCCGAGGGAGGCATGGGCGCTGTCCACAACGTTGTCGGCGAGCTTCCGGTTGGCAACGGAGCCGAGAACCGCGCCAACCCCCAGGGGCATGAGCTTACCCAGCCACGCCCGGCGGAAGCGCTTATTCATAGACTTCAGTGCTGATTTCATGAGCTTTTCGTTCACTTCGCTCAGCTTGGGGGCTGAGAACCGGGTGAGGAGAGCCGCCGTCGATGCGCCATTTTCCTGGGATAGGTCACCGAGAAGCGTGTCCACGATGGCAGTGCCTGAGGATCCTGCCAAAACCATGAGGATGAGGCTGCGACGCTGCTCCGGATCGCTGATGTCTGCCCCGCGAATCAGTGCGCTGGCCATGGTGTACACGGCGGCGGCATCGAGGAAGGCGAGCGAATCTGCGCCAACAGCGACAGCTCCGTAGACCATACCGATTCCAGGAATACTGGCGGCAGCTCCAGAACCTGCGCCGGTGGCAGTAGCGACCCTCTTAAAGTGTTTGTCGAGCAGATCTTGCAGCTCTTCTGGGGTGGCATCAGGATTTTTCTTCTTCAGCCATGACACATACTGCTTAATGGCACCACCCTGGATTTTCACTGCCTTATCCAGTGCAGTAATCACAATGCGACCGATAGCGCCGGCGCGTTCTTCGAGGACGGCGGCGTCTGTGGGAGCATGCGTAAGATCCTCGGCTGTCCGGGACCCATCTTTCGCCGTGACCTTGTCGTCTTTGGAAAAAAAGTTGCTTACTGCATCCATTGTGCCCATTTTGTGTCCTTACTGTCGCTATCAGCTATTGCTAGTTTATTAGGTTATCGCAGGATTATGTCGTTCTTGTTAGTTGCATGGTTCGAACCCGGTCGGCACGCTATCAGTTCCGACCAATCGTATAGCTTCCCTCCACGGCCGTGCTCATCCAATGTGTCGCACGTCGCCATCGTGTTCTGCACGGCTTTCTGTTTCCGCGTCGAGGAAACAATCCGGTGCGGTCATTTCTACAGCTAGTGTGCCAACTCCGAGTGAACCTCCACACGTACAACACCGCACCACGTGAAATTATTCTCCACTCATGTCTCCGGGGCTGCCTGGCGCATAGATAATGTAGCGTCGTGATCACAACCCGGCGCCTCATACTCCACTCCTACAACCGGGAGATCAATTCCGGTGGACCGGCTTTCCCCGCAGGGATACCTCGTGTCACACTGTTCCAGAGGGAGGTCGAATACGATGGACGCGGTGTGCTGGATTAGCCCACAGTTGAGTTACGGGTGTAGCTTTCTGCCTCCTCGACATCTGCTGCCGAGGGCCGTATTCCGGTGTATTTTTCAAACTGCTCGGCGGCCTGCAACGCGATGATTTCTCCGCCATTAAGAACGGTCTTTCCTGCCTGCGTAGCGTAGGAGACAAGCGGCGTTTCTACCGGATACGCAACGCAATCAAAGATGATGTCAGCAGCCGAAATCTCCTCTGTGGTGAAAGACATGTCGTTCGCATTCTCCCCCTTCATCCCCAGGGGTGTGACGTTGACCAGCATTCGAGCACCTTCAGGCACGGTGGGCGAATATTTCCACCCGTAGCGTGTGGCCAAGCGCGGACCAGTCTCGTGATTACGTGCGACGATGGTACCGGAGAAGCCGGTGTCTGTCAGGGCTGCGACGACCGCGTTCGCCATGCCGCCACTTCCCCGCACAGCGACGGCATCTGTCGGCTCAATACCTCGTTCCACAACTAGCGTGGAAACAGCGATGTAATCCGTGTTGAACCCGGTGAGGTAGCCATTGTCATTGACGATCGTGTTCACAGCTTCGATCCTGGAAGCCGATGCATCGACAGCGTCGAGGAGAGGGATGACTGACTGCTTGTAGGGCATTGACACCCCTGCACCGCGAATATCCAGACCGCGGATGCCTGCCACAGCCTCTTCAATAGTGCGTGGTGCCACTGCCTTGTACAGGAAGTTCAGTCCGTATTTGGCGTACAGATAATTGTGGAACCGCACGCCGTGGTTGGAGGGGCGGGTAGCCAAGGAAATGCACAAGGTGGTTTCGTTGTCGACGATTGCGACCGGGCGTTGAAGTGTACTCATAGTGACTTCCACTGTAGAGAATCACCCACTCGGGGTGCCATGCACCGCAGCAAAAACGCAGCAAAAATATCAGTGAGCAAGAAAAACTATTCGGTTTGGGATCCGTCCCCGCCACAAGGCTCTTCCGGATAGTCTAGAAGTAACAACGTCACATAGCAGGCGGAGGCGCGTGGAAAGGGCATGAGTCGTGAGCGCAACTACGAGTAGTGCGGTAGAAATCTGAGATACTCCATCCTCCCCTCAGCCTCCAGTGATGGACACAGCTAGTAGCACGGAGCGTTTAAGAAGAAAGGAGCCTGGAGCCGATGTCGTTTCTATCGGCCATCGCGGGAGCACACCCTGAGTTGGCTAGTTACATCACAGCGCCACGTGGCGGGGATGTGCTTTCCCCTTCTGCTTTCTGCCAACCAGACCGTCTTTCATCTGCGGTGAAAGCGACCGGGGACAGCTTGCATATGAACGGCACTCGCGATGCCACCCAGGTGTGGTTCTACCGATTTGTCAATGCACTTTCCCTGCCGTCGTGTGCCGCCATGGTCGAAGATGAGGTGTGCGCTGACCTGAGCCTCGAATCCTGCTTAATCACGTGGATGGATCCACTGTGGTACACGATAGAACCGCAAGACACTGTCGCTACCGTGGAGGAATCTGCCCGCACGTACGCGTCGACGGTGGCGGCGGTCATCGATGTTCTCACAGATGTCTCTGAGGTTAGGCCGGCGCCGTTGTGGGCACTAGCAGTTGATTCTCCCGTCGATGGTTTAATCCGGTACGGCATGCGTGACTTTGCTTCCGGGGAAGGCTACGCGCTTGCTCGTGCCTTCCACAGTGCGCTTGTCGACGCTTCTGGTCGCCGTTTGCCTGATCTTACGGTCCAGGTACTCCGCGAAGGAGAATGGACGGAAGAAGACGTACGTTCAGATGACGATGATGTTTTCCTTCTTTATCATCGTTGCTCCTGCTGCAAGATCTTCCGGTCACCGGACGCAGATCTGTGCTCGGACTGCCCGCGCCGGGATGCAAAAACCCGCCGGCGAGAAGCCCAGGCGCGTGCACAGTACTTTTAGGACTTTTAGGGGCATTTTCGCCTAGATGCCATCGCAGCTCGACACCTGTCACTTGCTCTGCGCCTCCCTAGACGGCACCTTCGCTCCGCTGGTCGTCCGGGGATTGTACAAGAAGGCAACCTGGAACCATGGCGCGATAGCAGATACGCACGTGACCTCCGTGAGCACGTAACAACCGTGAGTATGTGCCCCCGTCTGGGCACACGCGAGAGCGGGGAAAGTGTGTGAAAACGCGGAAAAGGAGGGCTGAGCGTGTGGTATTCCGTCCAGCAGACATGCGTGCAGGGCCCCGATACAGTATTCCTGGTTGGGCCAAAAGGTCCGTTGGTGCGTAGAGAATTTTGGAATGACAACTGCTGGTTTAGTAAAACGCATGCGTTCGTCCCATTTCGTCTACCATCGATGAGGACACGGGAAATGTTCCGGGTCAAAAACCACAACACACCACTCCGATGTCGGCATATGCCCGGCTGGGAAAGGAATTGGCATGGCTTTCTTTGAGGATCTAGCTGCAGCACTTGATGCTGAGGGCATCGAATCCCGCGGTGACGGCGATACCCTTTTTGTACCTATTACTTCCGAACTAGAAATCCAGTTTGTGGAGATCGATCCGCTGCTACCTGCGGCCAACGTCTACATTGCGGATGCAGACGTAGACGATGGCGATAGTTCTTTTGACGCTGTCCTCGTGAGTGTTGTGTTCTCCGTGGAAGATGCGGTGAAGGCCGTAGGCCGTCACATGGCAACGGACCAGATCATTACCATCCTCCGCGATCTCATTGGAGGAACCGACGAACGAATTGCCGATCTAGACTTCGAGCAGAGCTATCGCGACCCGCACGTGGTGACAACTCCCGTCGGCCAAGATTCCGTCATCCGCGTGGAGGTGGAGGCGGAGGACGATGTGATTCCCGTCGCTGAGGTATTTTTCGTGGCCTCGCCGATTGGAAGCGATGAGGACATCGACGAAGACGCTGAGGTCCTCGAGCTAGGCAAATTTACCGACTTCGATCGGCTTTTCGAGGCACTGTCCCTAGCCGCCGATCAGGCAGAGGATTGGGAATCGCAGTTGCTCACCTTCGATGACGACGACTTTGATGACTATCAAGACATCGACTTCGGTGGCGATGGCAACGAGGACGGCGATTACTCCGCTAATTCCGACGAGTTTTAGCCCTACCTCGCTGGTCAGACTGTGCATCATCAGTTCAACTGATCGGGGCATCTCATGGCCTCCGGTTAGTGGTTGCCGGCACCATCCGTTCGACGGAGCTAAGCAGCGAATCCTTCTTCTTTGAAAAGAGAAGATGGTGAAGCAAGGGGTGCAAAAGCTCCGTCGACAAGCCAGCAGTACGTGGGAGTAGCTTCGCCCCGAAGCTCGTGGATGCAGTGCTCAGGCGCGCCGGGAGTGAAACGTCGCACCCACGCGTCAGCTTGGTGCGTGTGTACTGGTCGCCCCGTCGGATCAGAGAAGCGCACGGTGATGAGGTAGGCAGGTTCACGATCTTCGCCGAAGGCTTGCACGAATTCGCGTACGCGTGCACCCGCACGGTGGCGCGAAACGGACACAATAAATTCCGGAGAATCAGCGGTGAGTGGCAGGCGGATGCGCGGTGGACGCCATGTCGCTATTGCTCTGGCGAGTGAACGGGGATGATGAATCGTGCCGCGCACTTCATCGAGTGCGTCATTGAGATCTTTGCCAGTGCCCGCACTGTAGAGATCGTTCACGAGGTCTTGTGGGGTGCTCGTGGACCGACGTGCCTGTAGAGGGGGTGATGGCGCGTCGTCATTACCAGAATCTCCTCGTGGTTGAGGAGGAGGGGAACTCTTCAGCGGGTGGGGGTATCCAATTCGGTGAGAATCCGGGCGCTCTTCGGCGGATGGAAGTCCCCAGTCACGAATGCGGCTGAATAGTGAGGTGAGGGGGCGTTTGTTAGGGATGGTGATAGCGTGCGGTGTTGCAGAGTGCAATGATTCGGCGTGAGTGTTTCTAAACATGGCTCTCACAGTAGGAGAGAGGAGCCACACGAACGTGTAGACGAAGTCGAAAATGCGAACAAATGTACTAAAATGGAGCTGCGTTGCAATTATATACAGGAGCTTTGCGGTACGCGCGTGACTTTTGAGGGAAAGGAAATGCGAAAAAAGGGTTCGCTGTCACGGGGTGACAGCACGGGGGCAATGATGAGAATGCTTAGTCGCGATGAGCATGCGAACATGCGACCATGCGCCTGCAAAGGGTCGCACCACTGCATACTGAGGTCTTAGCTATGAGGATTGGGCTTTACCGCTTAACTGGTTATCCTTAATGATTGTGAGAGACATGAGCGATACGAGGGTGAAGAAGAGTTCAGGGGACATTCCCAAAGAGATCTGGATTCTCGTCGTCGCAGCTTTCATCATCGCCCTGGGGTTCGGACTCATTGCGCCGATCATCCCCGAGTTCGCTCGCTCCTTCGACGTTTCTATGGCTGCTGCCAGCGCCATCATCAGTGTTTTCGCACTGTCCCGCTTAATCTTCG includes:
- a CDS encoding ABC transporter ATP-binding protein, whose amino-acid sequence is MWQRPVVAFLAFASAVVTVAIETIIPLFTRDAVDVATGQKTSALATDLLPSLRPITAIIVLLLACAAVRFFFQGGRRLAAGFLAHDTQHRMRVAVLDTLQQLDGRKQDSIRTGQVVSRTISDLTMVQALLAMFPMAFGNVAKLIFTLIVMMFISPLLTVVALVSVPILVWITAHSRSAVFAATWSAQQKAADLAEHVEETVTGVRVVKAFAGEERETDELERRGKELYAHRMRNAFVSARYMPALEQVPQIALIFNVVLGGFMAMTGSITIGTFVAFTTYLSALTMLTRSLANMVLRLSMGLASIDRIYEVIDLAPEMSEPEEPAEIPQGPFGIRATDVEFSNPDNDVLNGFSLDVRPGETVALVGPPGAGKTMFVQLASKFYEPINGSLSLTVAGSDHVSAGRTDALTTLPYDSIHSRDLREKLTTVFDDPFLYSATIRQNIAMGGDYSDEEIEAAARAAQAHDFIMKLDDGYDEVVGERGLTLSGGQRQRIALARALLSHPSILLLDDATSAIDASTEEDIYSALEKMGDVTIIAVAHRTSTIQLADRVALVEGGRVTAIGTPEEMARHPRYAELMDQGFAEIEAPADNPLCVDCDDSDMPTMEDLWPESSPASEGADGGFSSRTAGALSGMNAMRRGGGMRMGAGGGMAALAPPSKKLLDDVAALPPAKEDPKVDSAAARREQDGFRLVPLFASARWLIIAVIALLLVSVAADLVFPHLVRVAIDDGIVGNNATRLYAVAGAGLVIIAIAWVAGYLRQILTARTGERLLYTLRLRSYAHLQRLSMDFFERTLSGKIMTRMTTDIDALSSFLQTGLAQGIVAIATLFGIIGMLVATDPSLSLVMVVVIPIIVIATLVFRAVSSRLYGVARSQISEVNAEFQESINGLRTAQVHRMEDYTLNSFTAASRQYRQTRIKAQFAVATYFPGIGFIYEATQAAVLFFGAQAVLSGRLTAGVLVAFLMYMGLLFGPIQELSMLFDGYQRAKVSFGRIHELLTTKPTVRDTGTLSVEEVSQASHGAIELHDVDFGYSETSHLVAEDLSVRIAPGTTVAVVGSTGAGKSTLVKLLVRFYDPVAGTVTAGGTDIQDFPLRVWRKHIGFVPQEAHLFSGTIAENIAYGKPDATREEITDTARRVGALTAIAAIPGGFTHHIGERGLGLSSGQRQLIALARAEMLRPQIMLLDEATATLDPATEAAFLEASDRVTRGRTSIVVAHRLATAEHADRILVVDNGVIVEDGTHEELLRHGGEYARMWKAQTHITV
- a CDS encoding shikimate 5-dehydrogenase; protein product: MSTLQRPVAIVDNETTLCISLATRPSNHGVRFHNYLYAKYGLNFLYKAVAPRTIEEAVAGIRGLDIRGAGVSMPYKQSVIPLLDAVDASASRIEAVNTIVNDNGYLTGFNTDYIAVSTLVVERGIEPTDAVAVRGSGGMANAVVAALTDTGFSGTIVARNHETGPRLATRYGWKYSPTVPEGARMLVNVTPLGMKGENANDMSFTTEEISAADIIFDCVAYPVETPLVSYATQAGKTVLNGGEIIALQAAEQFEKYTGIRPSAADVEEAESYTRNSTVG
- a CDS encoding (2Fe-2S)-binding protein translates to MSFLSAIAGAHPELASYITAPRGGDVLSPSAFCQPDRLSSAVKATGDSLHMNGTRDATQVWFYRFVNALSLPSCAAMVEDEVCADLSLESCLITWMDPLWYTIEPQDTVATVEESARTYASTVAAVIDVLTDVSEVRPAPLWALAVDSPVDGLIRYGMRDFASGEGYALARAFHSALVDASGRRLPDLTVQVLREGEWTEEDVRSDDDDVFLLYHRCSCCKIFRSPDADLCSDCPRRDAKTRRREAQARAQYF